A genomic stretch from Coriobacteriia bacterium includes:
- a CDS encoding NlpC/P60 family protein, which produces MHMLKSRLPIILALTLLVGLVSSAHAFADPLAAKKAQAAAVQAQVAGLAQSAAAAAEKYDAAQTRYSALTDKVKATEKKIAKLAKQQKFLQGHLDTRAADMYREGPLGFISVLLSVRSFEQLDTTMRVLTSLNEQDAATVSQLKASKAEAQAAHTTLVVAQREAGQQKDAMASNAAAVKSQLAARQQVLASITADIQVLIAKQIAEEKAAEQARTMALLLAQRSASGGGIILGGNPPTSSKAAVAVYWAEKQLGKPYVWAAAGPDSFDCSGLMMFAYDKVGIHLNHYSGDQINEGARVSRSNLEPGDLVFFGSPIHHVGMYVGGGNFIEAPYTGVNVRITPLSRRSDFAGACRPAAGK; this is translated from the coding sequence ATGCATATGCTCAAGAGCCGTCTCCCAATCATCCTTGCCCTCACCCTTCTAGTTGGCCTGGTTTCTTCGGCGCACGCCTTTGCCGACCCACTGGCCGCCAAGAAGGCGCAGGCCGCAGCGGTGCAGGCGCAGGTCGCCGGACTCGCGCAGAGCGCCGCGGCGGCAGCCGAGAAGTACGACGCCGCCCAGACGCGGTACTCGGCGCTCACCGACAAGGTGAAGGCCACCGAGAAGAAGATCGCCAAGCTGGCCAAGCAGCAGAAGTTCCTGCAGGGCCATCTCGACACCCGAGCGGCAGACATGTATCGCGAGGGGCCGCTTGGCTTCATCTCTGTGCTGCTGAGCGTGCGCTCCTTCGAGCAGCTCGACACCACCATGCGCGTGCTGACGTCGCTCAACGAGCAGGACGCGGCCACGGTCTCCCAGCTCAAGGCCTCGAAGGCAGAGGCGCAGGCGGCGCACACGACGCTCGTGGTCGCGCAGAGGGAGGCTGGCCAGCAGAAGGACGCCATGGCCTCCAACGCCGCAGCCGTGAAGAGTCAGCTCGCCGCTCGCCAGCAGGTGCTGGCCAGCATCACCGCCGACATCCAAGTGCTCATCGCCAAGCAGATCGCTGAGGAGAAGGCCGCCGAGCAGGCACGCACGATGGCGCTGCTCCTGGCGCAGCGCAGCGCGAGCGGCGGCGGCATCATCCTGGGTGGCAACCCGCCCACCAGTTCCAAGGCCGCGGTTGCCGTCTACTGGGCCGAGAAGCAGCTGGGCAAGCCGTACGTTTGGGCAGCAGCAGGCCCGGACAGCTTCGACTGCAGCGGGCTCATGATGTTCGCGTACGACAAGGTGGGCATTCACCTCAACCACTACTCGGGCGACCAGATCAACGAGGGTGCGCGCGTCTCGCGCTCGAACCTCGAGCCTGGCGACCTGGTGTTCTTCGGCAGCCCGATCCATCACGTCGGCATGTACGTGGGTGGCGGCAACTTCATCGAGGCGCCTTACACCGGCGTCAACGTGCGCATCACTCCGCTCTCGCGCCGCAGCGACTTCGCTGGCGCGTGCAGGCCAGCCGCCGGCAAGTAG
- a CDS encoding response regulator transcription factor: MRILVVEDETKMARAIRRGLENEGYAAETVATGDDAVFWASEQEFDAIVLDVMLPGMDGYAVCRTLRDASVWTPVLMLTARGAVEDRIAGLDAGADDYLVKPFAFGELLARLRALLRRGPAERTPEIVVGDIVVDPAAHSVTRAGVSIDLSPREFALLEFLAMHSGEVVRRSEILDHVWDYGYDGMSNVVDVYVGYLRKKIEKPFKSKVIRAVRGVGYILEPRP; encoded by the coding sequence ATGCGCATTCTTGTCGTGGAAGACGAAACGAAAATGGCGCGCGCGATCAGGCGCGGGCTCGAGAACGAGGGCTATGCCGCCGAGACGGTGGCGACGGGAGACGACGCCGTCTTCTGGGCCAGCGAGCAGGAGTTCGACGCGATCGTGCTCGACGTCATGCTGCCCGGGATGGACGGCTATGCCGTCTGCCGGACGCTGCGTGATGCGAGCGTGTGGACGCCGGTGCTCATGCTCACCGCGCGCGGCGCAGTTGAGGACCGCATCGCCGGTCTCGACGCCGGCGCAGACGACTACCTGGTCAAGCCATTCGCCTTCGGCGAGTTGCTGGCCCGCCTCAGAGCGCTACTGCGCCGTGGGCCCGCGGAGCGCACCCCCGAGATCGTCGTGGGCGACATCGTCGTCGATCCCGCGGCGCACTCGGTCACGCGTGCCGGAGTGTCGATCGACCTGTCACCTCGCGAGTTCGCGTTGCTCGAGTTCTTGGCGATGCACAGCGGAGAGGTGGTCAGGCGCAGCGAGATCCTCGACCACGTGTGGGACTACGGCTACGACGGCATGTCTAACGTCGTCGATGTCTACGTGGGTTACCTGCGCAAGAAGATCGAGAAGCCGTTCAAGTCCAAGGTGATCCGAGCCGTCCGCGGCGTCGGCTACATCTTGGAGCCTCGGCCATGA
- a CDS encoding ATP-binding protein translates to MSLPIKTRLTLWYVVLFALIVGVWSGFVVVRTRADLYAGIDRELDSRASQIAISLNATGEEEFEGISVSALSGVPRAEAAAQLLTPTGTVLQSAGDVIAKSPIVSSGLVQRAARTKRAQIATVKDGGETFRVLVAPAPKSAELILVGTSTENADAAIQRLILAMLLTGPLALIGAGVGGWLLARRALRPVAEMSATAASIGIDRLDERVVVPSGGDELTALANTLNSMLSRLEAGVQDKRRLIADASHELQTPLAVMRTELDVSLAAGGLPPAAVEVLESAREETDRMTRIVRNLLTLAHFDEGTLRLLRKPTDLHELVCEAADSLGKLASESGVTVEVTGRQTMATADGEYVRQVVVNLLENAIKYSGAGAHVHLDTRAEGAEAVLVVEDNGPGIPAAAAARVFDRFYRIDSARSRELGGSGLGLAITKEIVDAHHGRIELQSDLGKGSRFTVRLPRT, encoded by the coding sequence ATGAGCCTCCCGATCAAGACGCGGCTCACTCTGTGGTACGTCGTCTTGTTCGCGCTCATCGTCGGCGTGTGGAGCGGGTTTGTGGTCGTGCGAACGCGGGCCGATCTCTACGCTGGTATCGACCGCGAGCTCGACTCCCGCGCCTCGCAGATCGCCATCAGCCTCAACGCCACGGGTGAGGAGGAGTTTGAAGGAATCAGCGTCTCTGCGCTTTCCGGCGTGCCGCGTGCCGAGGCGGCCGCGCAGCTTCTGACGCCCACGGGAACCGTGCTGCAGTCGGCCGGAGACGTGATCGCGAAGAGCCCGATCGTGTCGTCCGGGCTGGTGCAGCGCGCGGCGAGGACCAAACGTGCGCAGATCGCCACCGTCAAAGACGGTGGCGAGACCTTCCGGGTGCTCGTCGCGCCCGCGCCAAAGTCCGCCGAGCTGATCCTCGTGGGTACTTCCACCGAGAACGCCGATGCGGCAATACAGCGTCTGATACTCGCGATGCTGTTGACCGGGCCACTTGCACTGATCGGCGCTGGGGTGGGCGGATGGCTGCTCGCACGGCGCGCGCTTCGCCCGGTTGCCGAGATGAGCGCTACTGCGGCGAGCATCGGCATCGACCGTCTCGACGAGCGCGTCGTTGTCCCCTCCGGCGGTGACGAGCTGACGGCGCTTGCCAACACCCTGAACAGCATGCTCTCCCGACTCGAAGCCGGAGTGCAGGACAAGCGGCGCCTAATTGCCGATGCGTCGCACGAGCTGCAGACCCCTCTCGCCGTCATGCGCACCGAGCTCGATGTGAGCCTTGCCGCGGGTGGGCTGCCTCCCGCAGCCGTCGAGGTGCTCGAGTCGGCGCGCGAAGAGACCGACCGCATGACGCGTATCGTACGAAACCTGCTGACGCTGGCCCACTTCGACGAGGGCACGCTTCGGCTGTTGCGCAAGCCGACCGACCTGCACGAGCTGGTCTGTGAAGCGGCTGACTCTCTCGGCAAGTTGGCGTCGGAAAGCGGCGTGACAGTAGAGGTGACCGGACGGCAGACGATGGCTACCGCTGATGGCGAGTACGTACGCCAGGTCGTCGTCAACCTGCTCGAGAACGCAATCAAGTACTCGGGCGCCGGAGCGCACGTCCACCTCGACACGCGGGCAGAGGGCGCTGAGGCAGTGTTGGTCGTTGAGGACAACGGTCCGGGCATCCCCGCCGCTGCCGCTGCGCGGGTCTTCGACCGCTTCTACCGCATCGATAGCGCGCGCTCTAGGGAGCTGGGCGGAAGCGGATTGGGACTCGCGATCACCAAGGAGATCGTCGATGCCCACCACGGCCGAATCGAGCTGCAGAGCGATCTCGGTAAGGGCAGCCGGTTCACCGTAAGACTGCCGCGAACCTAA
- a CDS encoding Crp/Fnr family transcriptional regulator, whose product MTTPEGISEELWRGIRGARLWSSASDEALEWLARTARTAEYAKGDMLFREGEIPEYVGVILAGHARALYGAEGHRLAVETYWPGDVIGPIATLASIGFESDVEAVEPLSMALIPAGAIKDLLKSEPGVAMSVIDDLARRWTSALAMAKRSNLDVTQRIAEYLNALPHTRLGEDAYSVEIPMARVELAPLLGTTPETLSRTFHTLEEQGLIEAHDRMIIVPSGEALLGDSNPGSQ is encoded by the coding sequence TTGACGACTCCTGAGGGGATTTCCGAGGAACTCTGGCGGGGCATCCGTGGCGCCCGCCTTTGGAGTAGCGCCTCGGACGAAGCGCTCGAGTGGCTTGCGCGCACCGCGCGGACGGCAGAGTACGCCAAGGGCGACATGCTCTTCCGCGAGGGCGAGATTCCCGAGTACGTCGGCGTGATTCTCGCCGGCCATGCTCGCGCGCTCTATGGTGCCGAGGGCCATCGGCTCGCGGTGGAGACGTACTGGCCTGGCGACGTCATCGGCCCAATCGCGACACTTGCCAGCATCGGCTTTGAGTCCGACGTCGAGGCCGTCGAGCCGCTCAGCATGGCGCTGATCCCCGCGGGCGCAATCAAGGACCTGCTCAAATCCGAGCCCGGCGTGGCGATGTCCGTCATCGACGACCTGGCTAGGCGCTGGACCAGCGCGCTCGCGATGGCCAAGCGCAGCAACCTCGACGTCACTCAGCGCATCGCCGAGTACCTCAACGCGCTCCCACACACGCGGCTGGGCGAAGATGCCTACAGCGTCGAGATCCCGATGGCGCGCGTCGAGCTGGCGCCGCTTCTCGGCACTACGCCCGAGACGCTCTCGCGCACGTTTCACACGCTAGAGGAGCAAGGGCTGATCGAGGCGCACGACCGCATGATCATCGTGCCGAGCGGCGAAGCGCTCCTGGGTGATAGCAACCCAGGTTCGCAGTAG
- a CDS encoding N-acetylmuramoyl-L-alanine amidase: MSSFFDDPEAQQPTVENFWADLPQEPQLTAENFWPTLSQSRNGDEGPAGALTADQGVSFRAPRNRGRERSTARARLVTAALVLGLGCAAVLGLALAFGAIHLPGSSPSSAAQSASAGSLASTTKARTSRKAHSAKKSRKARTAKANSPESNSVAQAAHVQASKGTVAVAAKAATGRVVKMAATAASAASGKVVVIDAGHQGQGDSGLEPIGPGSSQKKAKVTSGASGQYAPHDESQINLQVALKLRTALQARGVKVIMVRTSQNVDISNSQRAAIANKAHAALFIRLHCDGISDSSKHGFSTLIPAKNQWTGPIVAASAKAGKIVQHAALAATGAADAGIVNRGDLSGFNWSKVPTILVEMGFMSNPAEDRALTTPSYQGKLATGLANGVVTYLSGH, from the coding sequence ATGAGTTCATTCTTCGACGATCCGGAAGCACAGCAACCCACGGTTGAGAACTTCTGGGCGGACCTGCCCCAAGAGCCTCAGCTGACCGCCGAGAACTTCTGGCCGACGCTGTCGCAAAGCCGCAACGGCGACGAAGGACCCGCCGGCGCCCTGACCGCCGACCAAGGCGTCAGTTTCCGAGCCCCACGCAACCGTGGCCGCGAGCGCTCGACTGCGCGCGCGCGGCTCGTCACGGCTGCGCTCGTCCTCGGCCTTGGCTGCGCGGCTGTCCTGGGTCTTGCGCTCGCGTTCGGGGCGATTCACCTGCCCGGCAGCTCGCCGTCGAGCGCGGCCCAGTCCGCCTCGGCTGGCAGCCTCGCTAGCACAACCAAGGCCCGCACATCGCGCAAGGCCCACTCGGCGAAGAAGAGCCGCAAGGCGCGCACCGCCAAGGCCAACTCGCCGGAGTCGAACTCGGTGGCTCAGGCGGCGCACGTGCAGGCCTCGAAGGGGACAGTCGCCGTGGCAGCCAAGGCTGCGACCGGCCGCGTGGTCAAGATGGCTGCGACGGCCGCTTCGGCCGCATCGGGCAAGGTGGTTGTGATCGACGCCGGGCATCAGGGCCAAGGCGACTCCGGTCTCGAGCCTATCGGCCCCGGTTCGTCGCAGAAGAAGGCCAAGGTCACCAGCGGCGCCTCCGGGCAGTACGCGCCGCACGATGAGAGCCAGATCAATCTCCAAGTGGCGCTCAAGCTGCGCACGGCGCTTCAGGCGCGCGGCGTCAAGGTAATCATGGTGCGCACCTCGCAAAACGTCGACATCTCGAACTCTCAGCGCGCAGCAATCGCCAACAAGGCGCACGCAGCGCTCTTCATCCGGTTGCACTGCGACGGGATCTCGGACAGCTCGAAGCACGGGTTCTCGACGCTGATTCCGGCCAAGAACCAGTGGACTGGACCGATCGTGGCAGCCTCGGCAAAGGCCGGGAAGATCGTCCAGCATGCTGCACTTGCGGCGACCGGAGCCGCGGACGCCGGGATCGTCAACCGAGGCGACCTATCCGGCTTCAACTGGTCGAAGGTGCCGACGATCCTGGTCGAGATGGGCTTCATGAGCAACCCCGCCGAGGATCGTGCGCTGACCACGCCTTCCTACCAAGGCAAGCTCGCGACAGGGCTCGCGAACGGCGTCGTCACGTACCTGTCGGGGCACTAG